A DNA window from Pogona vitticeps strain Pit_001003342236 chromosome 2, PviZW2.1, whole genome shotgun sequence contains the following coding sequences:
- the LOC144586238 gene encoding putative CENPB DNA-binding domain-containing protein 1: protein MGPKKPASTEAGKLTREKLTLEMKKEILRKYDGGKRIADIAREYGRNPSTIGTIVAMREKILATDAAKGVTRIAKNRPAALEEVEKLLVLWMQEKQHAGDTVTEAVICVKARALYLDLVEQQPGTSAEPEEFKASRGWFESFKTRSSIHSVVRHGEAASSDVTAAEEFATEFLEVVMTEGSLQPEKFEKLPPGAKDMTFNWLPIIF from the exons atgggtcccaagaagcctgcttctaCAGAGGCTGGCAAGCTGACCAGGGAGAAGTTGACCCTGGAGATGAAAAAGGAGATCCTCCGGAAGTACGATGGAGGCAAGCGCATCGCGGACATCGCCAGGGAGTACGGcaggaatccatccaccatcggCACCATTGTAgcgatgagggagaagatccttgccacagATGCAGCGAAGGGAGTCACCAGGATCGCAAAGAACCGGCCAGCTGccctggaagaggtggagaagctccttgtCCTCTGGATGCaagagaagcagcatgcaggggacacagtgactgaggctgtcatctgTGTTAAGGCCAGAGCCTTGTATCTGGACCTTGTGGAGCAACAGCCTGGAACCTCAGCTGAGCCAGAAGAGTTCAAGGcgagcagaggctggtttgaaagCTTCAAAACCAGATCCAGCATCCACAGTGTGGTGAGGCACGGAGAGGCTGCCAGCTCCGATGTTACTGCGGCTGAGGAGTTTGCCACAGAGTTCCTAGAGGTTGTGATGACAGAGGG TTcattgcagccagagaagtttgAAAAGCTCCCACCTGGAGCAAAGGATATGACATTCAATTGGCTTCCAATTATATTCTGA